In Manis javanica isolate MJ-LG chromosome X, MJ_LKY, whole genome shotgun sequence, the DNA window ACTGTCAGGTTGAAGTGAACCATAGAATATTAGGCATGTAAAGCAggtttaaaaataggaaaatgacaCTGAGCTGTATTATCAGgaattatattattaaaactcCAGCTTTGGCCTTTTAAATTTAGGAGCAATGGGTAGACACTTAAGCCTATGGGGAAGGGGTGGTGCAGAAAATGAATGGGATCTAGAAATGACATTGAGGAGGTTAGGGAACACTGAGAAACAAATACATTCAAAATGGACTTCGAATCCCTCTAAACCCATCCTCTCTAAAAAATGTTCCCTAGATTGAGAGAGATCTGGTCAAAAAAGTTGGTGACAAAAAAAGTGACTATTTTaccttacaaaagaaaaacattcatatGCACATTAGATACTACACTGTTAAAGATCAGTCCACTGGTCAGGCTGTAGAAACTGAAACTTAAGTGTTGCTGTCAGTGATAAATGGCACAACACTGCTTCCAAAATAGAATTGCCCTGGTACGATTCAACATTAAtgaaattataaggaaaaaagtacttttttataCTGGGAGCTTAATGAAAAACATTGGTACCCTTAAAGAATCTAATAGTTTAATGTGAAAAAATTGCAGGTACATTTAAGCTTTATAAGAAAATGTGAGATTTAGAATGTTTTTTCTAGTTTAGTATACTGGGCTCAAAACCAACTACATGTTTGAAATCCATCTAGACTAGACTATATATTCCTTACATAGTATCATTGTTGTCATTGTCTTCATGTTTTCTCTTCAGTGGGTTTGATTCATTGGCCGTATTCTGTGATGAAACCATGTTGGTGGtaataagaatatttttaggCCCAATCATTGAAGGATTAATCAGAACATTTTGAACTGCAGTTGTTGCAGGAACTGTAAACAGAAGACAAAACCCCCAAACTATGAATTACCCAGAAGCAGAAACATGgtaaaaagtattcaacaaagcTGAATGTAATTCtaataacaaaacagaaaaactcaGGGAATTACACTGATAAATTTTGGTGCTTTAAAGTAGTTAAGTTAGTATCTAGTACATGGTTAAagaagttctgttttttttttttaacaactacaAATTTCAATTTGTAAATAGTCATAGGAAGCAGTGCGCTGGATGCATCATGGAACACACTAAAGGCAAATGTTCAAGGTCAGGAATCATGCTTCTCTTACAggccaaaattttaaataagtataCTGTGTGCAGTTAGGTTTCAGAAGATGTGAAATCTAAACACAAGCATTAATGAACTATGTCAAAACAGAATTCTACTTAGATTATTCTGACTGAATATGTATCCTTCCATTGAAGTGAGTAAAGGTACAATTTGCATTTGATGTATATAAAGTTGTATTATTTTCTTGAGCTTTGACCCTAAGTGCTATTCCCTGCCTTATATTTGTGGACTCTTATTTCAGTTCACAGTGTTTTTTGAGAATCTGATGATCATGCTGAGtactctcccctccccctgccaaaatgtatacataaatgtaaaatttaatacAATTTTAGTGAGCTCATAGACCCTGCTCTGAAGAACCCTTATTTGCAGCATTACTGCCACCTTCCTGTTATAGGAACATAAATTATAATCACAAGTTactcacaaattttaaaattcaggaaaaatatttttaaagaatcactTATAGCACCCCTCCCCCTACCCATCACATTACCTGGTTTGACAGGTGTGGACTGAGAAGGTGGAATCTGCACGGTAAATCTTTGGCTCGTCACTGACACTGGAGGTGCAACTTTATTTGGGGCAGACACAGTTTGTGGGGTGCCTGTAGTTTTAATTAACAGACGATATTAGTTAAATGACTTCTACAGGTTCATACGTGCTCCTTAGCTTAACAGAACTACCTTCAGAGCACAGGGAACTAATGAAAGGTGAAAATCATTAGAAATAAGAGCAAAATATCTTCAAAAACGTTTCCAAGCTCAAAGTTCAGATGCTAAAATTTCAGGATAGTGTAGTGGGTAAAGAACATAGGCTCGAGTCAACTGCTTTGAGTTTGAATTCAGACTTCATCACCTACTAGCTCAGTGTACTTttgcaagttatttaatctttttgtACCTTAGTTTTCTTTCAACTATTTAATGGGgttcttgtgagaattaaaatCATACACGTAAAGCTCTTCAGACAGCATCTGGCACTGAATTTTAGCTACATGAAGTCATGAAGTTGAGTGATTAAACTAGCAGAATAAAGACCCACATTTTCTATTAATAGGTGGCACTTTTAATCACTGTCACTTGCTGAGAATTagaacatgttattaagcccaTGACCCTAAATCAACAGGGATCTAACAAAAGTCTATCAAATATACCTTCTGGGTTCCCCAGGTAGCCACAAAAATCCTATTCCTTTTCTATATGCAGATACTTTTTAAGTAGAAAGGGACCTTGGAGATAACATAGTCAAACCCCCCTCATTTTAATTCTACCCATTATTCCAAAGTAGAACTCAAATACCACCCTGTTTTATAAAATATCCTTGATTTGCTATAGTCATTGCTTGCCTCTGAAATTTCCCTATAATGTCATAAGAACCTTATTATTACCATCTTATCTCATTCACTAATTTATAAGCCTTGGTTAACATGTTTAGTCCTTGTGAGCAGATGGCTTTTGTGCCTGGCTCCTAAcaggccctcaataaatgtttgcttaatGAGTGAATTTTGCAAGACTTGACTTGTACATATACTGATGCCGTAACTctcaaaaaatacatttatggAAATCTGTCTATTCCTAGTTTTTCCTTTGGGAATGCAGGCTTTCCATACATCCCTTTCCCCTGGAACCAGTGATTTGTCCAGGGATTTAGTTGCTGAAAAAAACTGTGACATCAGCTCCAGGTACAAAGGAGAAGAAAGCCTAAATGGAGGAAAAAAGCCCAAAGGTACCCACAAATCTGGTTCTAGTGCTTTCTCTCCCGAACCCAGGAGGTGAGGTCTTACTCTAACATTATCTCCATCCTTAGTCAAGTTTTCCCATATATTAAGGAGAGTTCCAAAGAATTGGCAAAGCTTAACAAacaatgtacatattttattatgttaagaaAATTCACAGTAGGTACATGTTTTCTTGCTTATTACCATAGGAACTGTTAATATTTAAGTGTGGAGTTTAGGCTTTAAAATTGAACAGAGTAGATGCTTAGGTCTTATGCTTtagaaaactcattttaaataaagaaaaaatttaaaacttgcaTCTTTAATAGCTTCAAGCAGCTCCCTTTAGATTTAAAACATCTCCTAAGAcatatacaataaataaatgcCCAATTAGGAATGAAAATCATAACTGCTAACTAAAACTGGTTAACTTGCTAACACATGCAACTGATTACCACAGCctagaatttttaagaaattggcaTTCACTTCATATGAATCCACAAGTAAACAGTCTACAACCAAAAAGTTACACAAGTTAGACATGCAAATTTCTGTCTGCAAAGATCACATGCAGGTAATTAGAAGTATACAACTAATACTATACTAGTCTGGTTTTAAAGTGCAGAAATGTAAATTCTTATCCTAAGAATATGAAGATTGTCTGCACACTTCAAAAATGAAATGCTGCCTGCACTAGAGCTATAGGACATCTACAGGACTCACGTTATAAGCAGTAAGTGCCAATACATCAATACTGGTCAgagaaaagggttttttttctggaaatacttTATGAAAGAAATCCAGGAAGAATGTAGGACAAGAAAATCAGAATATAAACccattgttttccttctttcttaaacAATGACATTAACAAGAAACaatggtttctaaataccattctccactAAAAGAAACTAGGGatttttggagaaatggctgattctatgACTGGGGTAAGGAAAATACAAGATGAGCATGGAACATTTTGTGCCAAAAAGCAAGAAATGTTCAAAGAATAATGACCTGTCACAAAGCATGCAGGAGACAGCTTGAAGAGGCAGTATAGTACTATCAGTACTACTTTTGAAAACGTTAGTATTAAAAACGGAAttgatttcttctgtgatatccttaagctttttgtacattttacacttttttcttctattcttttgCCACTTTActcaaattttctttaatttctcagaaTAAGTAGGCTGCTGCTATCAGTGTGTTTGGTAACACCCAACTTAAACTCCTATTTTTGGTCTGCTCGTTCATACCAACAACAAAATGGGGTAATGTCCAATTCGATACTCATTTGGGATCAGATATTCCTTGTGGCTTTCTCATTTTGAAATCTGATAAACTATATAGATGAGTAAACGTTATTCATGGCAACACATGGGAATTTCTAACTCACCTTTTGACTCAGATTATAGTTGAAAAGTAAGTGCTGAGGCACTTGTTTGCTAGCCACAAAAGCCTCTCTCACTCACCTATAGTAGGAGTGGTAGGTCTGCTACTAACAGCACCAACACTTAACCGTGGAACTAGTCTTCCTTGGTTAGGTCCCTAggggatttaaaaaacaaataactttaaTGTTTAGATTTGACAGCTATACTTATCAGGAGTGATTGGGATTGTTGATGTGAGTTATTAATGGATAATCCACAGGAAGAACATCCTATCTTTGTTCCATCAGTGTTCCAAAtccaatatttaaacaaaatataaggtatatatatatatatatatatatattatatatgtataatatatattacaaatgCATACCTATATAAACACGGATATGAATATATGTACATCTGTGTTTGTGTAAGTATGTATAATTCTGTATAATATTTAAGACAGAGTCTCATTTGGGGATAACAGCTAACTTCCTTATGACTTTTAATCTTAGTCAATATCTTAACCCAAAATGAAACTTTCTTAGAGTGGaatttcagacaacaaaggcagcACAATGTGTGGAGAACTTTTTCAGTGGGGGTAGAGGCTTGCGTACTATTTCAGAAAGCTAGTCCAATTCCCAGTGGTATTACTCTGTCATCAGGCTTCACTAAAAAACCTATGATACAGTGGAAAGACTGGAAGGTCTGAGACCTGGGAATCAGTCCTAGCTTTGCTTAGCTGACTCCATAGATGAGTTCAGGCTCAGTTTCCTAATGTGAAAAGTGTTGGATTAGATGAACACGAAAGTTCCTTTCAGTGCTAAAAATCCTGGAtctaatattttgtatttcaacATAGCAGATAATTGTAAACATGGTATTTTCAaggcagtaaattaaaaaaatcctaattACTTTAGCCTTAAATCTACTGTAGTAGGTACAGGaatttgcctttttcttaaaattctcctAACATATCTTACCTTTTTAAAACCTAAGTTGACTAAAAATTctcacttcatttatttatttatttatttggttcattaatctacaattacatgagcaacattatggttactacactccccccatcatcaagtccccaccacataccccattacagtcactgtccatcagcatagtaagatgctaattCTCACCTTTTTAATTAAGGACTTCAGCCTATAGTTTGGAGCTGTTAAGCAGTATCTGTCAGGTGGCAGTCTGGGTCCTGCATATGGCTTAATCAGTGGTAAGGGGGTTTGATTTTTTTGCCTTGCAATATCcagtaaaaactaaaaaaaaaaaatccttattagaactacaacttaaaaaaaagtgtaaatgAACTTCAAATAAATTTGCTCACATCTCTTGGGGGAGGAGAGGTAAAAGACTGGTCAGCACGATACTGGATTGCCAGTCTCACGTCATCTGCATCAACATTAGCTTTCTTAGCATGGCTTGAATACATTTTTGCATCATCCAGAATTGTAGTCACATATCCTTTAAgaacaaaacattattttcttaaacatgAAAATAGCTTAATATTTATGGCTAGTTTTCTTAATGGAAGGTTCTGATTTCTAGAGAGGTTATGAATTTTGGTTCTAATGTCTAATTGACCTATCTATATAATCAATTTTAAACAGATATCCTAGTATAAATACTATTGCCCCTAGCTTGAGCTCCCTGTTACTGCGTTAGGCTGAACTCTATGATGTTAACCGCTAGGGGAATTTAGTTGGAAAAACGTTTTTACAGTAAAATGACCTCTTCAAATTCACAAGTCAGGCAAATACTTAGTGTTCTGTTAACTTACGGAAAGCAAATTCCAGCATTTGATTTATAACCCTTGGTTCGTACTCTGTAATTCCCATATCCTTCAGGATCTGTGCCATCACCTGTGGATTCAAATAAAAATGCCAGATGCATAAACTAGGTATTGGAAATCATGACTGGACTGAAGGCAGTATTTATGATACAAGTTGCTGCTTTTCTGGGTTCCAAAGTTGTACTCGTTCTTTTCCTGCAAAGTTAGTGACTGCCAGGATCACACCAAATACAGTCGTACCCTCTCTGCTTAAaactttagattttttttggtgggggcgggggcaaaGGGAGAAGAAAACGGTCCGGGTTGGCTTTCCCATCAGAGGTAGGGTTGGCTACAGCTGGTTGTCATTTTCGGATGCAGCGATGGGGAGAAGCCTGCATCAGGACCCTGGGCACGAGGGGGCTCGCAGACGCGGCGAGATGAGTTGGTAAGGCGGCCGGACCCGGGGCCCAGGAGACCAAGCAG includes these proteins:
- the TAF9B gene encoding transcription initiation factor TFIID subunit 9B, coding for MGQGRSAGGGCGQCGRCNPAFSTLQGWSLSVEPVSGPRSPDDEEPNNMESGKMAPPKNAPRDALVMAQILKDMGITEYEPRVINQMLEFAFRYVTTILDDAKMYSSHAKKANVDADDVRLAIQYRADQSFTSPPPRDFLLDIARQKNQTPLPLIKPYAGPRLPPDRYCLTAPNYRLKSLIKKGPNQGRLVPRLSVGAVSSRPTTPTIGTPQTVSAPNKVAPPVSVTSQRFTVQIPPSQSTPVKPVPATTAVQNVLINPSMIGPKNILITTNMVSSQNTANESNPLKRKHEDNDNNDTM